A single region of the Aeromonas hydrophila subsp. hydrophila ATCC 7966 genome encodes:
- the lpcA gene encoding D-sedoheptulose 7-phosphate isomerase: MYQELIRNELTEAASVLQAFLADEQNLKDIEAAAKLLADSFKQEGKVLSCGNGGSHCDAMHFAEELTGRYRENRPGYAGIAISDPSHLSCVSNDFGYDYVFSRYVEAVGRRGDVLLGISTSGNSGNILKAIEAAHAKGMKVIALTGKDGGKMAGLADVEIRVPHFGYADRIQEVHIKVIHILIQLVEKEMAK; encoded by the coding sequence ATGTACCAAGAACTGATCCGCAATGAATTGACCGAAGCTGCCAGCGTGCTCCAGGCGTTCCTGGCAGATGAGCAAAATCTCAAGGACATCGAAGCGGCCGCCAAGCTGCTCGCTGACTCCTTCAAGCAGGAAGGCAAGGTACTCTCCTGTGGCAACGGTGGCTCCCACTGCGACGCCATGCATTTTGCCGAAGAGTTGACCGGCCGTTATCGCGAGAACCGCCCCGGTTATGCCGGTATCGCCATCTCCGATCCCAGCCACCTCTCCTGTGTGTCCAACGACTTTGGCTATGACTACGTCTTCTCTCGCTATGTAGAGGCAGTCGGCCGTCGCGGTGACGTGCTGCTCGGCATCTCCACCAGCGGCAACTCCGGCAATATCCTGAAAGCCATCGAAGCCGCCCATGCCAAAGGCATGAAGGTGATTGCGCTGACCGGCAAGGACGGCGGCAAGATGGCCGGCCTGGCCGATGTCGAGATCCGGGTGCCGCACTTTGGTTACGCCGACCGCATTCAGGAAGTGCATATCAAGGTGATCCACATCCTGATCCAGCTGGTCGAAAAAGAGATGGCCAAGTAA
- a CDS encoding class II glutamine amidotransferase encodes MCELLGMSANVPTDICFSFTGLMLRGGKTGPHKDGWGITFYEGKGFRTFKDPEPSAQSPIARLVQALPIKSRAVVSHIRQANRGCVSLENTHPFTRELWGRYWTFAHNGQLTGYKGLATGRHRPVGDTDSEHAFCWLLDRLEQKYPRRPANFPAMFRYLATLCNELRGLGVFNMLLSDGEFVMTYCSNNLYWLTRRAPFGEARLLDEDVAIDFQSETTPDDVVTLIATRPLTGNEDWVKMAPGEFSLFRLGERVGANQL; translated from the coding sequence ATGTGCGAACTGCTCGGCATGAGTGCCAATGTGCCGACCGATATCTGCTTCAGCTTCACCGGCCTGATGCTGCGCGGCGGCAAGACCGGACCTCACAAAGATGGCTGGGGCATCACTTTTTACGAAGGGAAAGGCTTTCGTACCTTCAAGGATCCCGAGCCCAGTGCCCAGTCGCCGATTGCCAGGCTGGTGCAGGCGCTGCCCATCAAGAGCCGCGCCGTGGTCAGCCATATTCGGCAGGCCAACCGCGGCTGCGTCTCGCTGGAGAATACCCACCCTTTTACCCGCGAGCTGTGGGGTCGTTACTGGACCTTTGCCCACAATGGCCAGTTGACGGGTTACAAAGGGTTGGCCACCGGTCGCCATCGACCGGTGGGCGACACCGACAGCGAACACGCCTTCTGCTGGCTGCTCGATCGGCTGGAACAGAAATATCCCCGACGCCCTGCCAACTTCCCCGCCATGTTTCGCTACCTGGCGACCCTGTGCAACGAGCTGCGCGGCCTGGGGGTATTCAACATGTTGCTGTCGGATGGGGAGTTCGTGATGACCTACTGCAGCAACAACCTCTACTGGCTGACCCGGCGAGCTCCGTTCGGAGAGGCCCGTCTGCTGGATGAAGATGTCGCCATCGACTTTCAGAGCGAGACGACACCGGACGATGTGGTGACCCTGATTGCGACCCGGCCGCTGACCGGTAATGAAGACTGGGTAAAAATGGCGCCGGGCGAGTTCAGTCTGTTTCGACTGGGTGAACGGGTGGGTGCCAATCAGCTGTGA
- a CDS encoding Hpt domain-containing protein produces MEWLDQKVLRQLAEDIGQEMMPVVISVFIEEVGEQLAQLRPLYEQQDWPALARLAHSMKSSCGSYGAQLSYQQVVALEQACKHEDGEQVARLLTELEQSLPQVLSHLANYH; encoded by the coding sequence ATGGAGTGGCTGGATCAGAAGGTGTTGCGACAGCTGGCGGAAGACATCGGCCAGGAGATGATGCCGGTGGTGATCTCGGTCTTCATCGAAGAGGTGGGGGAACAGCTTGCCCAACTGCGCCCGCTCTATGAACAGCAGGACTGGCCCGCATTGGCCCGGCTTGCCCACAGCATGAAGTCCTCCTGCGGCAGCTATGGCGCCCAGCTCAGTTACCAGCAGGTGGTGGCGCTGGAACAAGCCTGCAAACATGAAGACGGCGAGCAAGTCGCCCGTCTGCTGACCGAGCTGGAGCAATCCCTGCCCCAGGTGCTCTCCCACCTCGCCAACTATCACTGA
- a CDS encoding gluconeogenesis factor YvcK family protein, translating to MWQKNINDFDRVVAIGGGHGMGRVLSSLSFLGSRLTGIVTTTDDGGSTGRLRKSQECIAWGDLRNCLNQLVTDPSIGSLLFEYRFAGRGELAGHNLGNLMLLALDNLCVRPLDAIKLISDMLKIESQLLPMSEFPTDLCAHTACGNQILGEVSIDQLDTPPLSLSLSPKVPATREAVQALAQADMIILGPGSFLTSIMPPLLLAEVAQAINESDAMLVFICNLVAENGPASQLSLHNQWRWLESRVGAGRVDAILAPAGEYPAELAGRLILAELGEAALPHRHDRLKLKLALDRVIQQLVNQR from the coding sequence ATGTGGCAGAAGAACATCAATGATTTTGACCGGGTTGTCGCCATCGGTGGCGGCCACGGCATGGGCCGCGTGCTTTCTTCGCTCTCGTTTCTGGGATCGCGCCTGACCGGCATCGTCACCACCACCGATGATGGTGGCTCTACCGGACGACTGCGCAAGAGCCAGGAGTGTATCGCCTGGGGGGATCTGCGCAATTGCCTTAATCAACTGGTGACCGATCCCAGTATCGGCAGCCTGCTGTTCGAATATCGGTTCGCCGGTCGCGGTGAACTGGCGGGCCACAACCTCGGCAATCTGATGCTGCTGGCGCTCGACAACCTCTGCGTACGCCCTCTTGATGCTATCAAGCTCATCAGCGACATGCTGAAAATAGAGTCACAATTGCTACCCATGTCTGAATTTCCCACCGACCTGTGCGCCCACACGGCCTGTGGCAATCAGATACTGGGGGAAGTCTCCATCGATCAGCTCGACACCCCGCCGCTCTCCCTCAGCCTGAGTCCGAAGGTACCGGCCACCCGCGAGGCGGTGCAGGCATTGGCACAGGCCGACATGATCATCCTCGGCCCCGGCAGCTTTCTTACTTCCATCATGCCGCCCCTGCTGCTGGCTGAGGTGGCCCAGGCCATCAACGAGAGCGATGCCATGTTGGTGTTCATCTGCAATCTGGTCGCCGAAAATGGCCCGGCCAGCCAGCTCAGCCTGCACAATCAGTGGCGCTGGCTGGAATCACGGGTCGGCGCGGGCCGGGTCGATGCCATTCTGGCCCCGGCGGGGGAATATCCGGCAGAGCTGGCTGGCCGATTGATCCTGGCCGAGCTGGGTGAGGCCGCCCTTCCCCATCGGCACGATCGCCTGAAATTGAAGCTGGCACTGGACAGGGTTATCCAACAACTGGTCAATCAACGCTAG